In the Panthera uncia isolate 11264 chromosome D2, Puncia_PCG_1.0, whole genome shotgun sequence genome, one interval contains:
- the LOC125933514 gene encoding nascent polypeptide-associated complex subunit alpha-like, translated as MPGEATETIPATEQELPQPQAETGSGTESDSDESVPELEEQDSTQATTQQAQLAAAAEIHEKPVSKAKQSWSEKKAWKAMSKLGLRQVTGIIRVTILFVITKPDVYKSPASDTYIVFGEAKMEDLSQQAQLAAAEKFKVQGEAVSNIQGKTQTPTVQEESEEEEVDETGVEVKDVELVTSQANVSRAKAVPSPEEQQ; from the coding sequence ATGCCTGGTGAAGCCACAGAAACCATTCCTGCTACAGAGCAGGAGTTGCCACAGCCCCAGGCTGAGACAGGGTCTGGAACAGAATCCGACAGTGATGAATCAGTACCAGAGCTTGAGGAACAGGATTCCACACAGGCAACCACCCAACAAGCCCAGCTGGCAGCAGCAGCTGAAATCCATGAAAAACCAGTCAGTAAAGCAAAACAGAGCTGGAGTGAAAAGAAGGCATGGAAGGCTATGTCCAAACTAGGTCTTCGACAGGTTACAGGGATTATAAGAGTCACTATCCTCTTTGTCATCACAAAACCAGATGTCTACAAGAGCCCAGCTTCAGATACCTACATAGTTTTTGGGGAAGCCAAGATGGAGGATTTATCTCAGCAGGCGCAACTAGCAGCTGCTGAGAAATTCAAAGTTCAAGGTGAAGCTGTCTCAAACATTCAAGGAAAGACACAGACTCCAACTGTACAAGAAGAGAGTGAAGAGGAAGAGGTTGATGAAACAGGTGTGGAGGTTAAGGACGTAGAACTGGTCACGTCACAAGCAAATGTATCAAGAGCAAAGGCAGTTCCGAGCCCTGAAGAACAACAGTAA